The following is a genomic window from Sus scrofa isolate TJ Tabasco breed Duroc unplaced genomic scaffold, Sscrofa11.1 Contig1815, whole genome shotgun sequence.
ATGTTGATgtacatctaggttgcttccctgtcttggctattgtaaacagtgcttcaataaacattggggtgcacgtatctttttgaattacagttttctctggatggatgcctaggagtgggattgctggatcatttgacTTAGCTGTTAAGAACATGGATTTGGAGGCAGATAGTCTGAGCTTGATTCCTGAGTTCCACCTTAATATTTCTTTGGACAAGTTATGAGAACTCTCTATCCCTCATATTTTTAAGGTGGAGTCATAGGAAATTAAAGTTTAGTAATGAAAGTAAAAGTCTTAATAGATGTGCTGGATAGTTCAATGTATACTACTGAAAAGTTACTTGTAAGTTGAAAAATGTATGAGGATTAATTTAAAATGGGGTTAAAAAATGGGAGCTAGAGTAAGAGGCCTGGATATATCAGTTACAGATTATTCTGTTGTAaataaagcatcttttccaaacaaGCTTAAACAATAAGATCTTTTGTTTAATACAACCAGAAGGAAGATTGATTCCAGTGgctctgggtctgtttctgtgtAATTCATTCAGCCATGCCCCCTTTCTTTGGACTTCACCTCCAGGCGAGTTTACGTCTTGATGACAGATTGTATGTAGACTGTGCCTGAAATAATATCGATATGCCATGATATACAGAGGGGGAAGCATTGCCAATTTTGTGATCTCCTTTAAAATATAGGATCTATATTTCCCAGAAATACCCAGAAAATCACTTCTTTTGACTCACTGTCCCCAAATAAGTCATACATTCGTCCCTCAACAGACCTCTGGAATTAGATGTTGCCAAGGATGGGGATGAAAACAGTAGAGGCATACAGCTAAAATTGTGGTGCCcttagaaaatggaaacaaaatcaaGGCATGGAgtctaaaagctaaaaatagcTGCTGAATTAGAAGATAATACTGGATGTACAACATCCAGATAATTCAGAGCTTCTCAAACAGCTttttatctatattctttttagcCCATAAAATGTGTTAGGAAGCTAAGGAGCTTTGTTTATGTGAATTAGTTCTATCAGTATTTACAATATTAGAAAGGAGAACCAAGAAAGTAAAACATGaatattgatttattcattccaAACTAAAAACAACAAGCATATTGCccttttacttttataattatattcaaaattattGAGGATGCgtttacatgtataactgagttgtaatcttgtacagcagaaattaccacaatacAGTATtggaactatacttcaataaaactttaaaaaatgaaaacaattttgaaaaggaagGTTTATTGAATGGCCAAATATGTCAGTCTTCATATTAAGTACTGATGATATCAAAACAGTTATGACATGTTTGATATGAAAAGAAGATAGGTCTTCAGTATATTATCTAACAGGTTCAATTTGCTATGTAGTATATTCTCTCCTTTTAGAGTTTCAGGTCTCTTCATCTAATGTATGAATGACTGAAGTTGCTCTCCTTGCTTCATGTCTTATTACAATCAGTTGCAACATCAGGTTCCTAAAGTGTACACTCGTATTACTCTGCTCCAGAAAGATGCTAATGTTTGATGCTTCTAAGCTAGATTCAGATTTCTTAGGGCAGCCCTTAAGATTCTCAATAATCTGaccctcttctgtttttttttcctctcacattCACCACCAGCTCTCACCAATACTTTTGTCAGCTCTCTGACTCTGTCCCACAGTTCACCTCCCTGATCCCCATTCCCAGTGCCACACTCATTTCCATACCCATTGATTCTGGCCATACccattcctgtttttctccaAATCTTAAACTTTTTCCCATGTCAAAGGCACAATTTCTTCTAATGCTACTCAAGAACTAAATGTCCCATGTGACAAAGATCTCCACTTTTTGAATGCCTAGGCATGTGGGGGAAAATGCAATACCGATTCAAATTCTAGCTCATTCCAGTGACCTGGATGAACTTGGCCAAACTCCAAAGTATTTCAAAGTATGAGATTTTTACTAAGGCAAATCATGAAAAGTCATTTCTAACCACTTGATAGGTTTAGTGTTTAAAAAGTTTAGCTTAGTTACAGGCAGACAGTAGGTTCTCAGTGAatgaacttttttcttctttaacatttGCACATGTGAGGATCAATACATATGTTTTGTTTAGCTCTTtcaatttttgctattttctaccTCATTAATGCTTGAACAGCACCACCAGCTCTTTGTTAATCCTATGCATGTGTCAATACTTTACATTGGACTCAATCCAGGTTCACGGTATTCCTAATGACAAGATATGCATGTAATACTATCACAGGGATAATaccctcttttaaaaaagagctgtGTTCATAAATTATAGTGTCATACAAACTGGACAATGACTCAAACTCCATGAAAATTTTACACGCATTCAGATATCTGTACAAATAGCATCATTTTCAATCGCAGATTGATAAATCACTAATGTATTCACAGAATCTCTCTAGGAGACCTTGAGAGAAATTTGACTAATTCAAATAGGAAAACATGCTTGATTAGAGAATACATGCTCTGCTTGACTTCATAGTCAAATGCAATCTCTCGAACAAACTAAAAAACAAGAACCAATTTTAAACATAGAGCATACTATTGTCATACACTGTTGTTTAAGAAGGGATTAATTTAAGAACTTGGAATATGGCTGAGTTTGTGTGATTATGCCTTGAGATTCCAGAATATGGCCAATAGCATTAAATGGAGGTAATCTCCTATGTAGTGAATTCTATTCAAAGCATTTGTTCAATTTGTTGAAAATTACAACTCATACTCTGAAACTAATAGCGACTGCTGTAACTGAATACATCTTGACACAGTTTGTGACTCAggagtgatttttgtctttttaggccatgccacagcatatggaggtttccaggctagggttctaatcagagctacagatgccagcctcaaccacagccacagcaatgtggaatatgatccgtgtctgcaacctacaccacagctcacagcaacaccagatccttaactcactcagcaaggccagggattgaacccacagcctcatggataccagtcaggttcgttaacaactgagtcataatgggaactccagcagtaatTTTTTAGTTCACCCCTGATGGAATGtattaagtaaaattttttttatacattCTGGCAGAATCTCTCCTGCTGGTCTGATTTATTTGAGTCATAGACTATCATGTTTTagtaatataacattttataaaaattggcCATTTTCTACATTGTCAGTATTCCTTaacttggaaaataaagttttataaaattaaaatcagttgtCCATATGGGTGTTTGTTTCAGATTGTTATGATATCTTCCTAATATTTTTTCATGACATttattacttctttatttttgagaCTTTAAATGTAAGGATTTAATAAGGGAATAACTAGAGTATAAAAAATAGCCAGGGGTAAATCTTTGTCTTCTTCATTAACTGAATTTGGTCGAATGTACATGAAGAGAAGAGATCCATAGAAgattgagacagagagaaagtggaATGAACAAGTAGATAAGGCTTTGCCTCTTCCCTTGTTGGATTTCATTGTGAAAATTGTGAAGAGGATGAAAAGGTAAGAGATTATTACTATTGTAATAGTCAAGGTTTGAGTTGacccagaaaagataaatatcatcaATTCATTGATATAAGGGCCAACACAGAAGAGTCTGTATAATGGAAGAACATCACAAAAGAAGTGGTTGATTTCATGACACCTACAGAAAGTTAACCTAAACAGAAAACCTGCATGAATCATGGAGTGCAGGTTACCAGCTATGTAGGCTCCTGTGGTCATGTTAATACAGAGTTTCTTTGACATCAAGGTGTGGCAtagcagtgggttgcagatggccacatagcgatcaaaGGCCATTGCTGCCAAGAGAAAACAGTCTGCAGTTTCAGCTAGGCAGAGGAAATACCACTGTGCCATGCATTCATGGATGGAAATGATTCTGTCCTTAGAGAAGAAATTCTGTAGCGTCTTTGGGGTAATGGCACAGGAACAACAGGAATCCATCAGAGCGAGGTTGCCCAGAAAGATGTACATTGGTGTGTGAAGACGACGCTCTGTACATATCAATGCCACCAGACCAAGGTTTCCCACCATGGTGATCAGGTAGATGGTAAGGAACACCAGAAACAGAATGGTCCTCAGCTCTGGGAGATCTGTAAATCCTGTGAGCACAAACTCTATTGTCAAGGATTGGTTATCCCCAGTCATGTCTACATTCATTGTCTGTCGAGACAGGAATTATGGTTATACAAGATGGGCAGGGAGGTTGTggttggtggatacaaactgttacactTGGAATGTTGGGAATAGGGtcctattttatagcacagggaactgtgtataaCTGGGTGACCTTACTATgcaaaagaatttgaagaaacattgtacaccaactataatgaaaaaaaatgattttaatttgaatatatataactttcctgttaaagttttctttttataccaAGGCGTAAAGTTCTTCTTCAAGCTTCTGCTGTCTTGTGATACAAGCACACAGTCTTCTTGGGGACATTTGTTAGCCTAACATGTCAGTTCCTATGACTTCAACTCTGAAACTCAAAATTCACAAGAGTGTTTTGATAATTACAGGAGCAGTGGTCAGAGTTACAAATGTTTATCTTTATGAATTTATGCAAGTATAATGTATAAAGTTAGGTAATGATATTTACTTCACTGTGCCTATccaatttcagttttaatttttgtattagaGATCCTTGAATGGCATTTAACATCACTTTTTCTATATGTATACATTTGCATTGagcaaaaatatttccatatactCCCCCAGTGggggaaatattttaatataatcctACAATAGATATGTTAAACTATATTTTTAGAATTGCTAGAAGATTACTAGGGATTAATGAGAgtaatgtttcttcagttttgaGGAAAGTCCACTCACAGAGCTaaggaataaaaatatgcattgatGCCCACCTCTTTATCCCTTTCCTAATGTCATACTCATTTACAGAAACATTGACTCTCCACATGCCATTATTCCTACTGAATTTTGCCCAGAtacacctttttttctctttatctagaGCATAGGTTATATATAATCATACTTAATAAAGCTAACTAAATGCTTCACACCATACTAATTTCCACTTTCTAGACTCTCCCGCACATCTCCTATACCCAATACAAACTATGATGGCTTATGTATAATCTGCATTACATTTTGTCTGTAGGTGCACACATTTTCCTGACTGTGTGTAGGCATTTTTGAGTTTAGGTGTAACTCATACAGCTGTACAGTGCTCTGGGGTTAGGCTGTATTGATTTCAGGCCTACTTCCATCTCAGTGACATGGGATGGGTGAACTTGTGTTCAGGGTCCTACTAATGATCCTTAATGACTTTTTTGGTTGTCCTTCCAGTGATCCTAAGTGACCACTTCCACAAAATGaatctgttaattttttaattttgttttaatttttaataacaatttttattttttccattatagctgtttggcagtgttctgtcaattttctactatatagcaaagtgacccagtcacacatacctgcatacattattatttcttacattatcatgctccattatatgTAAGCacatatatttcccagtgctatacagcaggatcttattgcttaccaatgccaaaggaaatagtttgcatcttttaaaccCAAATTTCCAGGGAATCTATTAATTTTGAAGGAGATTCTGCAAAGAGAGTTATTAAAAActtgtcattaaaaataatattaatatgcaAAATAGGTAAAAACGCATacaactcaaattttaaaaaggaactaaaaagttatctttctttcttctctcttttcttctctcttttctttctttctttctttttttttctttctttctttctagtggttagcaaattttattttattttattttattttattttattattttattttttggtccttgtctttctttttagggctacacctgtggcatatggagattctcaggttaggggtcgaattgaagctacagctgctggcctacaccacagccacagcaatgcaggatatgagctgtgtctatgacctacaccacagctcacagcaatgctggatccttaacccactgagtgaggccagggatcgaacccacaacctcatggttactagtcgggttcgttaaccactgagccacgataggaactcctaaaaagttatttttagaaaagacATCCAGATgaccaagaagcacatgaaaagatattcaacaccaTTGAACATTAGCAGAATGGAAGTCAAAATCattaggtatcacctcacacaggtcagaatgcctgtcatcaagaagacaagagaaaACATGTACTACCTAGAATGTGGAGCATACAGAATGTAGAGAAAACTCTTGTTGGGAATGCAAATTGCTTCAGCCACTAGGGATGCCAATATTGAttttcctcaaataattaaaaatagaaatatcatgcaatcctgcaattccacttctgtgtatatactaaaaggaaatgaaaacaaattatccAAGAGAGAGATGCACTCTTACTATAGCAGCATTAtgtacagtagccaagatatcgAATGACCAAAGTGCTACCAAAggctgaatggataaaagtggaagaaagaagTGTAtcttatttgcaacaacatggggaTATCATGCTGggataagtcagaggaagacaaaaactGTATCTGAACAAGCCAAACtcataaaatagattaaatagtggttgccaggggctctgGGTTTGGGTAAATATGAGAGATAGTGTTTATGAGTACAAGCTTGAGTCTAATAGAGAAACAAGTCAGGAAAATCTAGTGAACACTATAGTGAATATATTAGCATAATCATCAAAACTGTTCAGAGACTAGATCTCAATTATTGCCACCATCAGAAAGAAACGGCAATTACATGGCTTGATGGAGTGCTAAGTAATGCTGCAATTGGCAATCATATAATTATTTAACACTGTATCAAATCGACATGTTATAAACTTTAAACTTatgcaatgttatatgtcaagtaATATTTCAGCAAAGTATGTATCATAAAAATTTAGGTATCTCATATGAGTTGActgattattatatttttctaagaaaaatatgtaagaattTTCTTAGTATAACACAGTATATTAAAGCTAATAAGAGTGGGTTATCATTAGAGTTAATTTTTCtaacatagaaaaagagaaatcccTTTAAGTCCTAATACATTTTTGGGaacaagttttaattttctttaagtggTTATCTTCTATCATTATTTAGTGATCTCCTAGGAATATTTGGTGATTTGTCTAATCATAGGAATTCCAATattgaatatgttttattttttcgttaccaaattttatttatatatttatttatttaagcaagAAATAGGTTGGATGTTTGCGAGAGATGCAAGTGGACCAGCAAAGAGGCTCTGATTCCAGGATTACAAGgactacagttttatttttatttttgtatattttatttatatatttttttctactgtacagcatggtaaccaaGTTTCACTTAgagatatacattattttttctcacattatatgttccatcataagtgactcgagggagttcccagtgctacacagcaggatcccattgctaatccatcctgaaggcatcactctgcatctatttactccaagctcccaatacttcccactccctcccctcctctcttggcaaccacaagtctatcctccaagtccatgattttcttttctatggaacgCTTCCTTTatgacatatattagattccagatataagtgatatcatatggtatttgtctttctctttctgacttacttcactcagtacgagaatctggagttccatccatattgctgcaaatggcattattttgttctttttgtggctgagtagttttccactgggtatatataccacatcttcctaatccaatagtctgttgatggacatttgggttgtttccatgtcttggctcttgtgaatagagtggcaatgagcatgcgggtgcatgtgtcattttcaaggaaagttttgtcctgatatatgtccaagagtgggactactgggtcatatggtagttctgtgcatagacttctaaggtacctccatactgttctccatagtggctgtactagtttacattcccaccaacagtgcaatggggttcccttttctccacaccccctccagcatctgttatttgtagacttattaatgacagccattctgactggtgtgaggtggtatctcatggcagttttgatttgcatttctgtaataatcaggggtgttgagcattttttcatgtgttgttggccatctgtatactttccttggagaaatgtctattcaggtcttttgcctatttttcaactaCGTTGTTGGCTCTAttgctgttgagttatgtaagttgtttgtatattttgcagattaagcccttgtcagttgcatcactcaaaactattttctcccattctgtaagttgtctttttttttctttttggtttcctttgctgtgtaaaagcttgtcagtttgtttaggtcccactggtttgtttgttttcatatatacgcacacacacacatatatatatacatgtatatatatatgtatatattgcttttattCTTGTTgttttaggagactgacctgagaaaacatttggaaggttgatgtcagagaatgttttgcctatgttctttcctAGGAGTtagatggtgttttgtcttatatttaagtctttcagccattttgtgtttattttggtgcatggtgtgaaggtgtgttctagtttcattgatttgcatgcagctgtccaggtttcccagcaatgcttgctgaaaagactttttcccattttatgttcttgcctcctttgtcaaagattaattgaccgtaggtgtcagagtttatttctgggttctctattctgttccattggtctgtctgtctgttttggtactagtaccacacttttttgatgactgtggtttgtaatagtgcctgaagtctgggagagttatgcctcctgcttggttattGTTCCTCAGGATtcctttggcgattctgggtcttttgtgtttccatataaatttttggattgtttgttctagttctgtggaaaacatcatgggtaatttgatagggattgaattgaaactgtagatttctttgggtagtatggccatttttacaatattaatttttacaacccaggagcatggaatatctttccttgtctttacatattctttaatttccttgattaatgttttatagttcttggcatataagtcctttacctccttggtcaggcgtattccgaagtatttgattttgtgaggtgcaattttaaaaggtattgtatttttgtattccttttctaatatttcatttttagtgtatggacatgtgactgatttctgaatgttaatcttacatcctgctgcttcgatcagttcaagtattttttgagttgagtccttaggattttctatatattgtatcatgtcatctcaaTACAGTGACAGTGTTagctcttcttttcctaattggattcctttaatttcttttgttggtctgattgctgtggctaggacttccagtagtgtattgaataacagtggtgagaatggacattcttgtcttgttctagattttagttggaaagctttcagcttttctacatTGAATagtatatttgttgtgggtttgtcataattggatttgattatgttaaggaatgttccctctatacccactttggtaagggtttttaATGTGAAgagatgttgaactttgtcaaatgctttttatgcaacTATtaagatgaccatgtggtttttgacttttcttttgttaatgtggtgtatgatattgattgatttacatatgttgaaccatccttgtgtacctgggatgaatcctacctggtcgtggtgtactcTTGGATTCTGTtcgctaaaattttgttgagaatttttgtgtctccattcatcaaagatactggcctatggtttacttttttggtggtatctttgtctggttttggaattagggtgatggtggcaacatagaatgtctttgggagtgttccttattcttcaacattttgaaaaagtttaaggagaatgggtttaagttcctctttgtatgttcgGAAGAATtgacctgtgaagccatcagagATTGTTCTTAGGACATATTCAATGTCATTTATAAAGATatatctgttcagttgatctgtttcttcttgatttagttttgacaggctgtaagtctctagaaagttgtccacttcttctaggttgtcgaatTTGGTGGCATAAAACTGTTgatagtgtgttttttttttatttctgcattacccactttgacttctttttaaatacttcttttgttttttggggggttttatttCTATcgtcttcttggtgagtctatccagagttttgtcaattttgtttaccttttcagctcttggtttgattgattttgtctatttttttttgaatatctattttattgatttcctctttaatctttatgatttcctttcttctgctgactttgggttttttttttattattctttttctatttcatttaggtggtggattaagttgtcaatttgagatttttgttcttttttgaggaaggtctgtattgctatgaacttccctctgagcactgcttttgcagcatcccatagattttgagtagtgtgttttcattatcatctgtctcaagttattttttaatttccttcttgatttcctcattgacccatcggttttttagtagcatgttgtttagtctccatgtagtttgtttttctcatttcttttcctgtggttgatttctagtttcatgccattgtgctcagagaagatacctgaaataatttctatcctcctAAATTCGTCGAAGTTAGCTTTGTggcccaatatgtgatcaattcatgagaatgttccatgtgcacttgagaagaatgtttattctgattttttttgcatgtaatgtccttaagatgtcaattaagtctaacttttctattgtttcctttacgCTATAGgatgctttattgattttctgtctacaggatctgtccattgatgagaTTGTGGGTGTTagaatctcctactatgattgttttcccatcaatttctccagATAAAGGGGTTTAATAAAAGAATCACTAAAGCATATTAAACAAACACAggtatatctttattttcttctttaactgaATTTGGTCAAATGTACATGAAGAGAAGAGATCCATAGAATATTGAGGCAGAAAGTGGGATACATAAAAAGATAAGGCTTTGCCTCTGCCCTTGTTGGAtttcattgtgaaaattaaaagggTGAAAATGCAAGATATTATTACTATGGTAATAgtgaagattaaaattttaataatgaagatacagagttcccttcatgactcagtggttaaggaatctgactaggaaccatgaggttgtggattcaatccctggccttgctcagtgggttaaggatctggcattgccatgagctgtggtgtaggtggtaaatgcagcttggacctgtcattgctgtggctctggcataggctggcggcttcagctctgattagacccctagcctgggatcctccatatgctgtggttgcagccctaaaaaaagacaaataaaataaaataaaataaaataaaataaaataaaataaaattttagtagtGAAGATAAATACCATCAATTCATTGATATAAAGGTCaacaaaggaggagaaaagaatcTGCAGCTTCAGCTAGGtagagagaataaatttgtgcCATGCATTCATATTGGGAAATTATTCTGTTCTTAGAGAAGAAATTCTCAAGCATCTTGGGGGTAATGGAACAGGAACAAGAATCCATCAGAGGGAGGTTACCCAGAAAGATGTACATTGGTGTGTGAAGACAACACTTTATAAATATCAATGCCACCAGAGCAATGTTTCCCACTATGGTGATCAGATAGATGGTAAGGAACAGTAGAAACAGAAGAGGCTTCAGCTCGGATGATCTGTAAATCATGTGAGGATAAACTCCATTGTCAATTTTTGGTTATACCAAGTCATGTCTTCCTTGTTGAGACAGGAACTATGGAGACTAAGATtctaatttagggagttcccagcctggtgctgtggttaacgaatctgactgggaaccatgaggttgcaggttcgatccctggccttgctcagtggattaaggatctggtgttgccatgagctgtggtgtaggctgcagatgcgcttggatcccgtgttgctgtggctctggcataggctgacatctacagctccaattagacccttagcatgggaacctccatatgccatgggagcggccctagaaaaggcaaaaagacagaaaaaaaagactttaatttagaatatatatagctttcctgttaacattttcttttcataacaAAGTGTGAGTTTTTCTTTAAGCTCCTCCTAACATCCTGTGATACAAGCACACAGACTTCTAGGGGACATTCATTCCCATAACAGGTCAATTCCTATGACCTCAAATCTGAAACTCAAAATTCCCTAAGACTGTTTTTGATAATTACAGAGTGGATGCTTACACTGGCAAGGGTTTGTCTTCATGAATATGCAATTATAGTTTATAAATCTAGGTACTCATATTTGCTTCATTGTGCTAATATAATTTtagtttcaatttttatattagaGATccttaagtaaatttaaaatcacatatatgggagttcccgtcgtggcgcagtggttaacgaatccgactaggaaccatgaggttgcgggttcggtccctgcccttgctcagtgggttaacgatccggcgttgccgtgagctgtggtgtaggttgcagacgcggctcggatcctgcgttgctgtggctctggcgtaggccggtggctacagctccgattcaacccctagcctgggaacctccatatgccgcgggagcggcccaagaaatagcaacaacaacaacaacaacgacaaaaagacaaaagacaaaaaaataaaataaaataaaatcacatatatgtacatatatgtatatataggtttaattttttcattgatcagaatctttttatatatatctcCCAACagtgtaaatgttttaaaatatcatacaaTAGACATGTTTATATCTTAAGAATTCTTCGATGGTTCCTATAGATAAATGAAAGTACTGTttgattttagagaaaataaactcAGAGAACTAAGGAATGAAATATTCATTTGATTATCACCTTTTTATGTCATATGCATTTCCATAAACATTGATTCTCTTCATGCCATTATTcttgttgaattttgccaaaatatattgaacatttcttccttttcctaaaGCATAGTTTATATATAATGCTACTCAATAAAGCTAAATAAATGCCCTTGGTCATATTAATTTCCACTTTATAGACTCTCCAGCATGTCTTACATATCCAACACAATCTACCATGGATTATATCTAATCTACACTGAGTTTTGTTCATTTGTGCAAACAATTTCCTTGTTGTATAGTAAAAATTTTATGGTTAGCTATAACTCATAC
Proteins encoded in this region:
- the LOC100627570 gene encoding olfactory receptor 5K3-like — its product is MTGDNQSLTIEFVLTGFTDLPELRTILFLVFLTIYLITMVGNLGLVALICTERRLHTPMYIFLGNLALMDSCCSCAITPKTLQNFFSKDRIISIHECMAQWYFLCLAETADCFLLAAMAFDRYVAICNPLLCHTLMSKKLCINMTTGAYIAGNLHSMIHAGFLFRLTFCRCHEINHFFCDVLPLYRLFCVGPYINELMIFIFSGSTQTLTITIVIISYLFILFTIFTMKSNKGRGKALSTCSFHFLSVSIFYGSLLFMYIRPNSVNEEDKDLPLAIFYTLVIPLLNPYI